Sequence from the Fulvivirga ligni genome:
TGAATAGCTCCTTTTTTGCATGATTCTGGCGCAAAGCCAAATACATCATAGTTATAGGTGCCTGTACCGTCATCATTAAGCTGTAAGTAGCCAGTTTTACGGCCAGTATACTTACCGTAAAGTTCAGAAGGTATATTGAAGGTGGTTTTTACAGGAGTGCCGTTATATTCAATTTCTCGAATCTTTTCTCCTGATGTAAATAGAGCCAGACTAATTAGTATAGATAAAAGTGCTTTCATGTATCAGATTAAAACGGTAAATCATCTTCATCCCCACCTTCAGAAATCCAGCCTGGTTCTTCCATTTGATCCATGCCATTATCCATTGGAGGAGGAGTATTGCCACCACCTGCAGCAGGAGCAGTATTTCCTTCTAGTTTCCAGGCTTGTAACGAATTGAAATACTTTACTTCACCTTTAGGGTCAGTCCACTTACGACCTTTTAAGTTGAAGTGTACATTTATCTCGTCTCCTGTCTTGAAACTATCTAAAAGTGCGCATTTATCCTGTATCATCTCAAATTTGATAAACTCAGGATACTGTGGATTTTCTGCGTACTCTAAAACGAATTCTCTTTTTTGGAATGAACTGGTAACTTGTTGTGTGTTCGAAATTTCTAAAATTCTCCCCTTAACGTTCATGAAAACTTTATTTTTATTTTTTGATACTTAAATGAAAAGCAAAGGTAATGGAATATACTAATCTTATCTTTTTTTTCTGAAGATTGCCCAGAAAATAACGACAAAAATGATTCCACCTACTACCATAGCCAGTATGGTGCCTGAGTCTATTAATTCTACTGCGTGCATAATTCAAATCTTTGCTACAAAGATAGTAGATCAGCCCTAGTTAAGTTTTTAAATATTGCTTCTTTTGATAAACTTGTAGATATAAACCTCAGATAAGCCTTTTGAAAGTCAGTCAGCGTAATCATTTATTCGGAGCATTTTTGATCATAGTGATTATAGCTGTTCTTTGCCTCAGAATTTCTGTGGAGGCCACCCATTATCGATCGCCAGATTCTGATTTCTACATTCGCGTGGCAGAAAATATTCTGGAGGGAAAAGGCCTACGAGGCCCAAACACCTTTCCTTTTGATGAAAATACACCTGAACAACACTTCGCAGCCTGGGCGCCAGGTTATCCTATTCTCACGGCTTTTGTTGCCTGGTTAACGGGTGGAGTCTCTGTATTTTGGGCCTCTAAAATGGTCAATTTCATAGCGCTGATAGCCATATACTTTTTATTATTTAAATGGGTGGGCAGCAGGGCATGGTTCCCATTTCTTTACTTCTGCTCGTTTGCCATGTTGGAAGTGTATTCATACTCCTGGTCAGAGCCGATTTTCCTGGTCTTTGTGTTGTTGCTAGCTTATCAGCTGAAAAATGCCTGGTATGAACGGGAGAGGCTTTTCTTTTTGAAATTGACGGTCACCTTATCTCTACTTTTCTTCATAAGGTATGCCGGTTTGGTCTATTATTTTGGAGTAGCCTTTTATGCTATAGCAGCCTTTTTCATGAACCGCAGAAAGCTGAGTTTTCAATGTATTATCAGCCTGGCAATATGTTCTATTTTGGCCCTTGGCT
This genomic interval carries:
- a CDS encoding DUF3127 domain-containing protein, producing the protein MNVKGRILEISNTQQVTSSFQKREFVLEYAENPQYPEFIKFEMIQDKCALLDSFKTGDEINVHFNLKGRKWTDPKGEVKYFNSLQAWKLEGNTAPAAGGGNTPPPMDNGMDQMEEPGWISEGGDEDDLPF